One stretch of Arachis duranensis cultivar V14167 chromosome 1, aradu.V14167.gnm2.J7QH, whole genome shotgun sequence DNA includes these proteins:
- the LOC107464473 gene encoding uncharacterized protein LOC107464473 isoform X3, which produces MRGCYNKNLFLYHLTVITRTPSPSFLIPSSPSPVRAPNYSTLTKTPEIQSFSVNYLVNKCGFLPDSALQASKYVLFKSPEKPDSVIALFRSFGFSDLQIHNVIQKSPRVLLSKPKETILPKLQFLISKGASKSQLARIIELNPVILQRSLKKHLIPTFDLLNNFLRSEERTVASILHSVQILTSSTSHRNLNLLVDLGVSERSMARLLHQWPWLLRFNSAGLKSMVDEVIKMGVDPAKANFVPALYAKLLPKSMWDRKVELYKSFGLTDDNIREAFVKHPFCMLKSVQKIEACIEFFVKELGWKPVDVTNYPVLLSLNLEKRLVPRAAVLKILMANGVIKSCRHLLAYTVSEEMFFKKYVNRGKDQAPELLKLYREKMNLPVMDSKLMS; this is translated from the coding sequence ATGCGGGGATGTTATAACAAAAACCTGTTCTTGTACCACCTCACTGTCATCACAAGAACCCCATCACCCTCCTTTCTGATCCCTTCATCCCCTTCCCCTGTTCGTGCTCCCAATTACAGCACACTCACAAAAACCCCGGAAATACAATCCTTTTCGGTGAATTACCTCGTCAACAAGTGCGGGTTCCTCCCAGATTCCGCTCTTCAGGCTTCAAAATACGTCCTTTTTAAGAGTCCCGAGAAACCCGACTCAGTCATCGCACTCTTCAGGAGCTTCGGTTTCTCAGATTTGCAGATTCACAATGTCATTCAGAAATCGCCCAGGGTTCTCCTCAGCAAGCCCAAAGAGACCATCTTGCCCAAGCTCCAGTTCCTCATCTCCAAAGGCGCTTCAAAATCACAACTTGCCCGCATCATCGAGCTCAACCCTGTAATCTTGCAAAGAAGCTTAAAGAAACACCTAATCCCCACTTTCGATTTGTTGAACAATTTCCTTCGTTCTGAAGAAAGGACCGTTGCTTCTATTTTACATTCTGTCCAAATTTTAACTTCTTCAACGTCGCATCGAAATCTTAATTTGCTGGTTGATTTAGGGGTCAGTGAGAGAAGCATGGCAAGGCTACTTCACCAATGGCCTTGGTTGCTTCGATTCAATTCTGCAGGCCTTAAGAGTATGGTAGATGAAGTCATTAAAATGGGGGTTGATCCCGCCAAGGCTAATTTTGTTCCTGCGTTGTATGCTAAGCTGCTTCCAAAGTCCATGTGGGATAGGAAAGTTGAGTTGTACAAGAGTTTTGGATTAACTGATGACAACATTCGTGAGGCTTTTGTGAAGCACCCTTTCTGTATGCTCAAATCTGTGCAGAAAATTGAGGCCTGCATTGAATTCTTTGTCAAAGAACTCGGTTGGAAGCCTGTTGATGTCACCAATTATCCGGTTCTTCTCTCGCTGAATTTGGAGAAAAGGCTTGTTCCCAGGGCTGCTGTCTTGAAGATTCTTATGGCCAATGGTGTCATTAAGAGTTGTCGGCATTTGTTAGCATATACTGTTTCGGAAGAGAT
- the LOC107464367 gene encoding probable serine/threonine-protein phosphatase 2A regulatory subunit B'' subunit TON2 gives MYSGSSDGEAHDPPQRKIPPASSMLWVRNLRRFIGSGAGLGSEALMELETKRILLDIFKEKQKKSAEAGTIPSFYKKKPEEGSISHRVQRLAKYRFLKKQSDLLLNADDLDAMWVCLRENCVIDDATGAEKMNYEDFCHIASVCTEQIGPKCRRFFSPSNFMKFEKDEQGRIAILPFYLYVMRTVSLTQARIDMSELDEDSDGFLQPHEMEAYIRGLIPNLAQLRDMPEAFVQMYCRIAAHKFFFFCDPHRRGKACIKKVLLSNCLQELMELHQESEEEVTDTEQAENWFSLTSAQRICDMFLALDKDASGSLSKQELREYADGTLTEIFIERVFDEHVRRGKGGSGNAREMSFESFLDFVLALENKDTPEGLTYLFRCLDLQGRGYLTTADIHSLFRDVHHKWIEGGNYELCIEDVRDEVWDMVKPADPLKITLADLLACKQGGTVASMLIDVRGFWAHDNRENLLQEEEEPEEE, from the exons ATGTACAGCGGCTCCAGCGACGGCGAAGCCCATGATCCCCCTCAGAGGAAAATCCCTCCCGCTTCCTCCATGTTATGGGTCCGTAACCTTCGCCGTTTCATCGGATCCGGTGCCGGCCTCGGATCCGAAGCCTTGATGG AGCTTGAAACGAAGAGGATTTTGCTCGACATTTTCAAAGAAAAGCAGAAGAAAAGCGCGGAAGCTGGTACGATTCCAAGTTTCTACAAGAAG AAACCCGAAGAAGGATCAATCAGTCATAGAGTACAGCGATTGGCAAAGTACAGGTTTCTGAAG AAACAATCAGATCTTTTACTGAATGCTGATGATTTGGATGCAATGTGGGTTTGCTTAAGAGAAAATTGTGTAATAGACGATGCTACTGGTGCTGAGAAG ATGAATTATGAAGACTTTTGCCACATAGCCTCTGTATGTACAGAACAAATTGGTCCAAAATGCCGACGCTTTTTTAGCCCTTCAAACTTCATGAAGTTTGAGAAGGATGAACAAGGAAGAATTGCCATTTTACCCTTTTACCTTTATGTGATGCGTACA GTTTCACTTACACAGGCAAGAATAGATATGAGTGAACTCGATGAGGACTCTGATGGTTTCCTTCAGCCACAT GAAATGGAGGCATATATACGAGGTCTTATCCCCAACTTGGCACAATTACGTGATATGCCAGAAGCCTTTGTTCAAATGTATTGTCGTATTGCTGCACAcaagtttttcttcttttgtgatCCTCATAGACGAG GAAAAGCTTGCATCAAGAAAGTGTTGCTTAGTAATTGTCTCCAAGAACTAATGGAGCTTCACCAG GAAAGTGAAGAAGAAGTCACAGACACAGAACAAGCTGAAAACTGGTTCTCTTTGACTTCTGCTCAACGTATTTGTG ACATGTTTCTTGCCCTTGATAAAGATGCAAGTGGGTCATTGAGCAAGCAGGAGCTTCGAGAATATGCAGATGGGACTCTGACAGAGATTTTTATCGAGAGAG TATTCGATGAACATGTTCGCCGAGGAAAGGGTGGTAGTGGAAATGCTCGGGAGATGAGTTTTGAGAGtttcttggactttgttctGGCTTTAGAAAACAAAGACACTCCAGAGGGGTTGACATACTTATTCCGGTGTCTTGATCTTCAAGGAAGGGGATACCTAACTACAGCTGATATTCACTCCCTTTTCAG GGATGTGCACCATAAATGGATTGAGGGTGGCAACTACGAACTTTGCATCGAAGATGTGAGGGATGAAGTGTGGGATATGGTTAAGCCGGCAGATCCCCTTAAGATTACATTGGCTGATCTACTGGCCTGCAAACAGGGCGGAACCGTGGCCAGCATGCTCATCGATGTGCGCGGTTTCTGGGCTCACGACAACAGAGAAAATCTACTTCAGGAAGAAGAAGAGCCAGAGGAGGAATAA
- the LOC110273323 gene encoding ethylene-responsive transcription factor ERF086-like, with translation MSNSRTSSDTLHTPSFMKGYEEANNNNQNQNQICLSTLLQRNTSTSSSSCGEKRGRRKQAEPGRFLGVRRRPWGRYAAEIRDPTTKERHWLGTFDTAQEAALAYDRAALSMKGNQARTNFIYSDNINFHALLTPMDLQALLPPPPPPPPPPSSYTKQLAPSNQNKIKNSNSNTNVVAAAYGCSVQDDDNLFFSTSDHHSNNNNSGYLECIVPDKCFRPTATTTADSSSNSSCSNNNNYSSRKSNVSENSSSFSCDNNFPSDYFCYPTSEGFSSWDWSCSELSAIFNNSSSSSSSSSRRVLEGGGCMDALYPIITDENNNNNTSFYDGVMMNNHHNHNNAAASSSSTNCSVDMGYPLF, from the coding sequence ATGTCAAACTCTAGAACCTCATCAGATACACTACACACTCCCTCCTTCATGAAGGGATATGAAGAAgcaaacaacaacaatcaaaaccAGAACCAAATATGCTTGTCTACACTTCTCCAAAGAAAcacatcaacatcatcatcatcatgtgGTGAAAAAAGAGGGAGAAGGAAACAAGCAGAGCCAGGTAGGTTTCTTGGTGTGAGAAGAAGACCTTGGGGAAGATATGCTGCTGAGATCAGAGACCCTACAACCAAAGAAAGACATTGGCTTGGTACCTTTGACACTGCTCAAGAAGCTGCTCTTGCTTATGACAGAGCTGCTTTGTCCATGAAAGGAAACCAAGCTAGAACTAACTTCATCTATTCTGATAACATCAACTTCCATGCTCTTCTCACACCTATGGATCTTCAAGCTCTCTTgccaccaccacctcctcctcctcccccACCATCTTCTTACACTAAACAACTTGCACCTTCCAATCAGAATAAGATTAAGAACAGTAATAGTAATACTAATGTTGTTGCTGCTGCATATGGTTGTTCAGTTCAGGATGATGATAACTTGTTCTTTTCAACAAGTGATCATCATAGTAATAACAACAACTCTGGGTATCTTGAATGCATAGTTCCTGATAAATGTTTCAGGCCTACTGCTACTACTACTGCTGATTCAAGTTCCAACAGTAGTTGttcaaacaacaacaactactCATCAAGAAAGAGCAATGTCAGTgaaaactcatcatcattctcttgtGATAATAACTTTCCATCAGATTACTTCTGTTATCCAACAAGTGAAGGGTTCTCATCATGGGATTGGAGCTGCAGTGAGCTTTCAGCTATATTTAacaattcatcatcatcatcatcatcatcatcaagaaggGTATTAGAAGGAGGAGGATGCATGGATGCACTGTATCCTATCATAACTGATGagaacaataataacaatacaAGCTTCTATGATGGGGTGATGATGAATaatcatcataatcataataatgctgctgcttcatcttcttcaacaaACTGCTCAGTAGACATGGGATACCCACTCTTCTGA